A genomic stretch from bacterium includes:
- a CDS encoding ABC transporter permease, whose protein sequence is MKNILEYIGNVTLFIKDVVFTLPKIHKSIHLIIEQVYFVGIGSLLIVIVTTFFCGAVTAYQAAFQGKDYLPDVYIGMAVIKGFMIELGPLLTAIIVSGRCGSAIAAEIGAMRITEQIDALETLGIEPVRYLVLPRIVGSAIALPLLTIVAELSACIGGGFCAVLLMNIKLTTYIEGLQFHFMQHELFGGLVKAFVFGILMGLMSTYYGFKTTGGSEGVSKSTTQSVVSILILIIIFDFILARILF, encoded by the coding sequence ATGAAAAACATATTAGAATACATTGGCAATGTAACGTTATTTATTAAAGATGTTGTATTTACTCTCCCAAAAATCCATAAAAGCATTCATCTAATAATAGAACAGGTTTATTTTGTAGGTATAGGTTCTCTTTTAATTGTCATAGTAACGACTTTTTTCTGTGGTGCAGTTACTGCCTATCAGGCAGCATTTCAAGGGAAAGATTATCTGCCGGATGTATATATTGGGATGGCGGTAATAAAAGGGTTTATGATAGAACTCGGTCCCCTGCTTACTGCAATTATAGTCAGCGGAAGATGCGGGTCTGCAATTGCCGCTGAAATAGGCGCTATGAGAATAACGGAACAAATAGATGCTCTTGAAACTTTAGGAATAGAACCCGTAAGGTATCTTGTTTTACCAAGAATTGTCGGTTCTGCTATAGCATTGCCCTTACTTACAATAGTCGCCGAACTAAGTGCCTGTATTGGAGGTGGATTTTGTGCGGTACTATTAATGAATATAAAACTAACTACTTATATAGAAGGATTGCAATTTCACTTTATGCAACATGAGTTGTTTGGCGGTTTAGTAAAAGCATTCGTTTTTGGGATACTAATGGGTTTAATGAGCACATATTATGGTTTCAAAACTACCGGCGGGTCAGAAGGAGTCAGTAAATCTACTACGCAATCCGTAGTATCTATACTTATTTTAATAATAATCTTTGATTTCATACTTGCCAGAATTTTATTTTAA
- a CDS encoding ATP-binding cassette domain-containing protein, with protein sequence MIKIINLTKSFNKTPILSGINLEVANGITTVIIGPSGCGKTVLLKHIVGLLRPDSGKVFVDDFEVSSLYGVQLFKLRRHIGVVFQGAALLDSLTVAENITLGLREQRKTPVAELNRIVKEKLSLVRLEGVENKLPSELSGGMKKRVAIARALAMEPEYILYDEPTTGLDPITARKIDELICELQNKLKITTVAVTHDLASTYKIANKIAMLNKGKIVFEGTAEELKKNKDIEIYKFIRGREYE encoded by the coding sequence ATGATAAAAATTATAAACCTTACGAAGTCTTTTAATAAAACACCCATACTATCGGGAATTAATCTTGAAGTCGCAAATGGTATCACGACAGTAATTATCGGTCCGTCCGGATGCGGCAAAACAGTTCTGCTTAAACATATTGTAGGATTATTAAGACCGGATTCAGGAAAAGTATTTGTAGACGATTTTGAAGTGTCTTCTCTTTATGGAGTTCAGCTTTTCAAGCTTAGAAGACATATAGGGGTGGTATTTCAGGGAGCGGCATTATTGGACTCGTTAACTGTTGCGGAAAACATTACTCTCGGGTTAAGAGAACAACGAAAAACACCTGTGGCGGAATTAAATAGAATCGTAAAAGAAAAGCTTTCTCTTGTTCGTCTTGAAGGAGTGGAAAATAAATTACCTTCGGAACTTTCCGGAGGAATGAAAAAAAGAGTGGCAATCGCAAGAGCATTGGCAATGGAACCTGAATATATTTTATACGATGAACCTACAACCGGGCTTGACCCGATTACGGCAAGGAAAATAGATGAATTGATTTGTGAACTTCAAAATAAACTTAAAATTACCACCGTAGCCGTAACTCACGACCTTGCTTCCACTTATAAAATAGCAAATAAAATTGCTATGTTAAATAAGGGCAAAATAGTATTTGAAGGAACTGCCGAAGAATTGAAAAAAAATAAAGATATTGAAATATATAAATTTATCAGAGGGAGGGAATATGAGTAA
- a CDS encoding uracil-DNA glycosylase, whose amino-acid sequence MSSDFKNVIYEWLMNERLLGKTKIKLDSKIAANLIKIMKNESLSLTDTNPVPVSSPTPLADKKPKPHIPSPTQPEKKYVPVPKINPPLPNDNPELAECSKSVMQCTDCELHKGRKNIVFGEGDSKSKLMFVGEAPGAEEDSTGRPFVGSAGKVLTGLLAAIGLKRENVYIANILKCRPPANRDPLPNEIEACHHWLDKQIEIIKPKIICSLGRHSTHFLLGLEFPFNKIRGNIYDYKGVKVVPIFHPAALLYHPAWRVDTEKDFQTLKKLYGEQ is encoded by the coding sequence ATGAGCTCGGATTTTAAAAACGTTATTTATGAGTGGCTTATGAATGAAAGACTGCTTGGCAAAACTAAAATTAAACTCGATTCGAAAATTGCAGCAAACTTAATTAAAATTATGAAAAATGAATCACTATCTCTAACAGACACAAATCCTGTTCCTGTCTCTTCACCTACTCCTTTAGCAGACAAAAAACCAAAACCACATATTCCTTCTCCCACTCAACCTGAAAAGAAGTATGTTCCTGTTCCTAAAATTAATCCTCCCTTGCCAAACGACAATCCGGAACTTGCAGAGTGTTCAAAATCAGTAATGCAATGTACGGATTGCGAGCTCCACAAAGGAAGAAAAAATATCGTATTCGGTGAAGGCGATTCCAAATCCAAACTTATGTTTGTCGGCGAAGCTCCCGGCGCAGAAGAAGATTCTACCGGACGACCATTCGTGGGAAGCGCCGGCAAAGTTCTTACAGGCTTGTTAGCAGCTATCGGATTAAAAAGAGAAAATGTATACATTGCAAACATTCTAAAATGTCGCCCGCCCGCTAATAGAGACCCTTTGCCAAACGAAATCGAAGCTTGCCATCACTGGCTTGATAAACAAATTGAAATCATAAAACCTAAAATAATATGTTCTCTCGGGAGACACTCTACTCATTTTTTACTTGGACTGGAATTTCCATTCAATAAAATTAGGGGAAACATATACGATTATAAAGGCGTAAAAGTCGTTCCTATTTTCCATCCTGCGGCTTTACTTTATCACCCGGCATGGAGAGTAGACACGGAAAAAGATTTTCAAACACTAAAAAAATTATATGGCGAACAATAA
- the radA gene encoding DNA repair protein RadA, with protein sequence MAQKSQKRYICQQCGHSTLQWLGKCPSCNAWNTFAEEVTFTSKSTVSVRTPSIPITNISSSESIRILTGIGEFDRVLGGGVVKGAVVLVGGEPGIGKSTLLLQAVNKFAQSGLKVLYVSGEESLSQIKLRANRLSVDDKKIYILSQTDVSSVINEIDELVPNIVVIDSIQTLYDSEVSAIPGSLSQVRECALKLMSVAKSRDISIFLIGHVTKEGVIAGPRTLEHMVDTVLYLEGDKNNFYRILRAAKNRFGSTFEIGIFEMKQNALSEVKDPSQMFLTDNSENPPGNVTTCIMEGSRPFLVEVQALVVPVNFRMPQRVSAGIEYKRLAMLLAIIERRLGVRVSMQDVFINVIGGLQIEETASDLAVIMAVVSGVKNISIPKQLVVMGEVGLGGEVRHIPAIENRVREIERLGFKDCIIPAKHEKITSKINLVNVKNIKDAIDETFHNNSKL encoded by the coding sequence ATGGCTCAAAAGTCTCAAAAACGCTATATATGTCAGCAATGCGGGCATTCTACATTGCAGTGGCTTGGCAAATGTCCAAGCTGCAATGCGTGGAATACCTTTGCAGAAGAAGTAACCTTTACAAGCAAGTCAACGGTTTCCGTTAGAACCCCCTCTATCCCGATTACGAATATTTCTTCTTCCGAATCTATAAGAATTCTTACCGGAATCGGGGAGTTTGACCGTGTGCTTGGCGGGGGAGTGGTAAAAGGAGCAGTAGTTCTTGTAGGCGGAGAACCGGGCATAGGCAAATCTACTTTGTTATTGCAAGCGGTAAATAAATTTGCGCAATCCGGATTAAAAGTGCTTTATGTATCCGGAGAAGAATCGCTTTCCCAGATTAAATTAAGAGCAAACAGATTATCCGTTGACGATAAAAAAATATATATACTATCTCAAACGGATGTTTCTTCGGTTATAAACGAAATAGATGAACTTGTACCAAATATCGTAGTTATTGATTCAATACAGACCCTTTATGATTCCGAAGTCAGCGCTATCCCCGGAAGCCTGTCACAGGTAAGAGAATGCGCGCTCAAACTTATGAGTGTAGCCAAATCTCGAGATATTTCCATATTTTTAATAGGCCACGTAACAAAAGAAGGAGTAATTGCAGGACCAAGAACTTTGGAACATATGGTCGATACGGTATTATACCTTGAAGGAGATAAAAACAATTTTTATAGAATTTTAAGAGCTGCAAAAAACAGGTTTGGCTCCACTTTTGAAATCGGTATATTTGAAATGAAACAAAACGCATTGTCGGAAGTTAAAGACCCTTCGCAAATGTTCTTAACCGACAACTCGGAAAATCCTCCCGGCAATGTAACGACCTGTATAATGGAAGGCTCTCGTCCTTTTTTAGTTGAAGTGCAGGCATTGGTCGTTCCCGTAAATTTTAGAATGCCGCAGCGAGTAAGCGCAGGAATAGAATATAAAAGATTGGCAATGTTGTTGGCTATTATAGAACGAAGGCTTGGAGTAAGAGTAAGTATGCAGGACGTCTTTATAAACGTAATCGGGGGGTTACAAATAGAGGAAACTGCCAGCGACTTAGCCGTTATAATGGCTGTAGTGTCGGGAGTAAAAAACATATCCATCCCAAAACAACTTGTTGTAATGGGAGAAGTAGGTTTAGGCGGGGAAGTAAGGCATATTCCTGCCATAGAAAATAGAGTAAGAGAAATAGAAAGATTAGGTTTTAAGGATTGTATAATTCCTGCAAAACATGAAAAAATAACATCTAAAATTAATCTAGTTAACGTAAAAAATATAAAGGACGCAATAGATGAAACTTTCCATAATAATAGTAAATTATAA
- the glyS gene encoding glycine--tRNA ligase subunit beta: MNKMKDFLIEIGVEELPAGCLENATSQLKTGILELFKSNSLSYKEEPKVYYTPRRLAVLILNIPDTQEDKKIEVFGPPKELSFNPDGTMTQATIGFANSQGVPVESIKTKAKGKKEVICCEKTVTGKPTIEILKSSLPDIIKNIKFKKSMKWEPTGIKFARPIRWFVALFGEDIIEFELAGVKSGRISQGLRGDIPITIDMPDKYEQLLEEKGIIADSEKRKERIIDSSIMLAQKNNLDFKPSYTLIEEVTNLVESPKVILCEFNKRYLNLLPPEVITTAMRVHQRYFHLEKNKNEENVSISWRNRIPKSWRTDTMSDLEYTITNIENLSNYFIVVANTIDEDMAKIREGNVNILKGRLEDAEFFYNEDLKIPLEDRVEKLKHIVWQAGLETLYDKTQRLVDLSEYITAKYNFNLDLNILKESATLCLADLATNMIKDGKEFTSLEGLYGAILAEKQNKNVKIVDTLICRVSPARYNIQEFPEGVVLAIANRIDTIVAPFIINKIPTGSSDPFGIRQATNELITIILKNELHIQLKEIIRFAIQRYHFQFVEAQKLQKTRDVKTPLIFNSDTKTEDIVNSIHDFIIQRVKTQFENMTIRYDIVNAVLSIENNDIFDAKERGKEFFSLLHIKNQDFMDLVMATKRIRNILKNPEFKVQSLEFEENLLKEPKEKELWDKFSSTKQNFDEYVEKKDYQNALNWLLGLAPLINNFFDKILIMAEDINLRNNRLALINLVNSSFEKIADFSQIAE; the protein is encoded by the coding sequence ATGAATAAGATGAAAGATTTTCTTATCGAAATAGGCGTTGAAGAATTGCCCGCCGGTTGCTTAGAAAACGCAACTTCTCAACTAAAAACAGGCATACTTGAACTGTTTAAATCCAATAGTCTATCTTACAAAGAAGAACCTAAAGTATATTATACACCCCGCAGATTAGCAGTATTAATATTGAATATTCCCGACACACAGGAAGATAAGAAAATTGAAGTATTTGGCCCACCAAAAGAACTTTCGTTCAATCCGGATGGAACTATGACTCAGGCAACTATTGGGTTTGCAAATTCTCAGGGAGTTCCGGTCGAATCCATAAAAACAAAAGCTAAAGGCAAAAAAGAAGTAATCTGTTGTGAAAAAACAGTAACGGGAAAACCCACAATAGAGATTCTAAAATCCTCTCTGCCTGACATTATAAAGAATATCAAATTCAAAAAATCTATGAAATGGGAACCGACAGGCATTAAGTTTGCCCGTCCAATACGTTGGTTTGTAGCATTGTTCGGAGAAGACATAATTGAGTTTGAACTTGCAGGAGTAAAATCAGGCAGAATAAGTCAGGGGTTAAGAGGAGATATTCCTATTACTATTGATATGCCGGATAAATATGAACAACTACTTGAAGAAAAAGGAATAATTGCTGACTCGGAAAAAAGGAAAGAACGAATTATTGATTCTTCTATTATGCTTGCTCAAAAAAACAATTTAGATTTTAAACCTTCTTATACACTAATAGAAGAAGTTACAAATCTTGTTGAATCTCCAAAAGTTATTTTGTGCGAATTTAATAAACGATATCTTAATTTATTACCTCCTGAAGTAATTACAACGGCAATGCGAGTTCATCAACGTTATTTTCATTTAGAAAAGAATAAGAATGAGGAGAATGTTTCTATTTCTTGGAGAAACAGGATACCAAAAAGCTGGAGAACAGATACTATGTCCGATTTAGAATATACAATAACAAATATTGAAAATTTATCTAATTATTTCATAGTAGTCGCAAATACTATAGACGAAGATATGGCTAAAATTAGGGAGGGAAACGTAAATATCCTTAAAGGAAGGCTTGAAGATGCAGAGTTCTTTTATAATGAAGACTTAAAAATTCCATTAGAAGACAGGGTTGAAAAGTTAAAACACATAGTATGGCAAGCCGGACTTGAAACACTTTATGATAAAACACAAAGATTAGTAGACCTTTCCGAATATATAACAGCAAAATATAATTTTAATTTGGATTTGAATATATTAAAGGAATCAGCAACCCTTTGTCTTGCTGACTTAGCAACCAATATGATAAAAGATGGTAAAGAATTTACGAGTCTGGAAGGTTTATATGGAGCTATATTAGCAGAAAAACAGAATAAAAATGTTAAAATAGTAGATACGTTAATTTGCAGAGTCTCCCCTGCCAGATATAATATTCAAGAATTTCCTGAAGGTGTGGTATTAGCAATAGCAAACAGGATTGACACTATCGTAGCTCCATTCATAATTAATAAGATTCCAACGGGCTCTTCTGACCCTTTCGGCATACGACAGGCAACAAATGAACTTATAACTATTATTTTAAAAAATGAATTACATATTCAATTAAAGGAAATTATAAGATTTGCAATCCAAAGGTACCATTTTCAATTTGTAGAAGCTCAAAAATTACAAAAAACTAGAGATGTCAAAACTCCTTTGATTTTTAATTCCGATACAAAAACCGAAGATATAGTCAATTCCATTCATGACTTTATTATACAGCGAGTAAAAACACAATTTGAAAACATGACCATCAGATATGATATAGTTAATGCTGTTCTCTCTATTGAAAATAATGATATTTTTGATGCCAAAGAAAGAGGAAAAGAATTTTTTTCCTTATTACATATAAAGAACCAAGATTTTATGGATCTTGTTATGGCCACGAAAAGAATAAGAAACATATTGAAAAATCCAGAGTTTAAAGTTCAGAGTTTAGAGTTTGAGGAAAATTTATTAAAAGAACCGAAAGAAAAGGAATTGTGGGATAAATTTTCTTCTACTAAACAAAATTTTGATGAATATGTTGAGAAAAAAGATTATCAAAATGCCTTGAATTGGCTGCTTGGTTTGGCTCCTCTGATAAATAACTTCTTTGACAAAATCCTCATTATGGCAGAAGATATTAACTTACGCAATAACAGGCTTGCACTCATTAACTTAGTAAATTCATCTTTTGAAAAAATAGCCGATTTTTCCCAAATTGCAGAATGA
- a CDS encoding MlaD family protein: MSKPMKTGIFALITIIILFVGWVWLGKIEFKNRGYEVTIRFPDVTGLKVNDPVRIGGVEKGEIRAIKYTAQYIEVKAEVEYDVVLYGDATAAILDVAMISGTKYVDVNPGISGIVLAKNAPIKGDASYGIPIAKLGEIGSKIDGLLYSLQSQDLIKSAAATLQNLSAATQQLTQLINENGENLKITTENAKITSENTKKLTEKMDKIVNDADYVMSNLKAGKGTLGKLTKEDSLYYELNSTLISIKELANDIKANPKRYLKLF; encoded by the coding sequence ATGAGTAAACCAATGAAAACGGGAATATTTGCCTTGATTACTATTATAATACTATTTGTAGGATGGGTATGGTTAGGCAAAATTGAGTTCAAAAACAGAGGATACGAAGTTACTATCCGTTTCCCGGACGTTACGGGACTTAAAGTTAATGACCCGGTAAGAATAGGTGGCGTGGAAAAAGGCGAAATAAGAGCTATTAAATATACCGCACAATATATTGAAGTAAAAGCGGAAGTAGAATATGATGTCGTTTTATATGGTGATGCCACAGCCGCCATACTTGACGTAGCAATGATTTCGGGTACAAAATACGTAGACGTTAACCCGGGAATTTCCGGTATAGTTTTAGCTAAAAATGCCCCTATAAAAGGAGATGCAAGCTATGGAATTCCTATAGCTAAACTGGGAGAAATAGGCTCTAAAATAGACGGACTACTATATTCATTACAGTCGCAGGACTTAATAAAATCGGCAGCGGCAACCCTGCAAAACTTAAGCGCAGCAACACAACAGTTAACTCAATTGATAAACGAAAATGGAGAAAACTTAAAGATAACTACGGAAAATGCCAAGATAACATCGGAAAATACTAAAAAATTGACTGAAAAAATGGATAAAATCGTCAACGATGCCGATTATGTAATGAGCAATTTAAAAGCAGGGAAAGGCACACTTGGAAAATTAACAAAAGAAGATAGCCTATACTACGAACTCAATTCCACACTTATTTCTATAAAAGAGCTTGCCAATGATATAAAAGCTAATCCTAAAAGATATCTCAAGCTATTTTAG
- a CDS encoding glycosyltransferase family 9 protein gives MKILVISLAGIGNTLMAAPMIKLLRKKYLNSHITVLVMFKGSREILEENPYLNEVILWDFINKPIFQSLAFLLNLRKQKIDISILSYPANRIEYNLINFIIGAKIRIAHKYNKFTTKNLGFLNNKTIPEDDEKHDIEENIRLVSLANLSTEIKEDESILTEDGQPLWGKPKIYLTDKDKRFADNWLRERNLKYKTLIGIHAGTAPFKNQIQRRWDKEKFGELGKELAEKYNATILLFGSNAEKDLKEDIQKMIGENAFLVNDTTMRETSALIEKCSLFISSDSALMHIAASLNVQCVSIFGPTNPKWVYPYKTKYIIVRKELPCSPCFYYSQKPLSCKFKDFRCIKSITVDEVLSASDKMLSIRN, from the coding sequence ATGAAAATATTGGTAATTAGTCTGGCAGGCATAGGCAATACGCTTATGGCTGCGCCAATGATAAAGCTCCTTAGAAAAAAATATCTCAATTCGCATATAACCGTTCTCGTTATGTTCAAGGGTTCCCGGGAAATACTCGAAGAGAATCCTTATCTGAACGAAGTAATATTATGGGACTTCATCAATAAACCCATTTTCCAATCCCTTGCTTTTTTATTGAATTTAAGAAAGCAAAAAATAGACATAAGCATCCTTTCTTACCCTGCCAATCGTATAGAGTATAACTTAATAAACTTTATCATCGGCGCAAAAATACGTATAGCACATAAATACAATAAATTCACGACAAAAAATTTAGGATTCCTGAATAATAAAACAATACCGGAAGACGATGAAAAACACGATATTGAAGAAAACATACGGCTTGTTTCTCTTGCCAATTTATCAACAGAAATAAAAGAAGACGAATCCATACTGACAGAAGATGGACAACCTTTATGGGGAAAACCTAAAATATATCTCACAGATAAAGATAAACGATTCGCCGACAACTGGCTCAGGGAAAGAAACCTTAAATACAAAACACTGATAGGCATACACGCAGGCACAGCCCCTTTCAAAAATCAAATTCAGCGGCGTTGGGATAAAGAAAAATTCGGAGAACTTGGCAAAGAACTGGCAGAAAAATACAACGCTACGATCCTTTTATTCGGTAGCAACGCTGAGAAAGACCTGAAAGAAGACATTCAAAAAATGATAGGAGAAAATGCTTTTCTTGTAAATGATACTACTATGCGGGAAACTTCTGCTCTTATTGAAAAATGTTCTCTTTTTATAAGTTCTGATTCTGCATTAATGCACATCGCCGCAAGCTTAAATGTTCAATGTGTTTCTATATTCGGTCCTACCAACCCTAAATGGGTATATCCTTATAAAACTAAATACATAATTGTCAGGAAAGAACTTCCCTGCAGCCCTTGTTTTTATTACTCCCAAAAACCATTAAGTTGTAAGTTCAAAGACTTCAGGTGCATTAAATCCATAACCGTAGATGAAGTTTTATCCGCTTCAGATAAAATGCTGTCCATTCGTAATTAA
- a CDS encoding glycosyltransferase family 2 protein: MKLSIIIVNYNTKDFLLPTLSAIYLNPPRLDFEIIVVDNASTDGSIELIRKKFPFVRLIKNSGNVGFARATNQAIPRTKGEYILFLNPDVIPQWNAIQSLVDFLEHTQNVGCVGGKLLNTNGSIQFSCRSFPNYINVFFGRQSLLSKLFPKSPFHKSFLLTEIDHNKTQKVDWIIGACILTKREILEQIGYLDETFFLFLEDTDFCYRIKKAGFDTIYFPDALFYHSYGASINRFWVKSNIAHNISMYRFFKKHYNPNVITRLIAMMFLTIRVLVMTCIYYIHEKLLDIRLEKVPKVGLEPTPHF, translated from the coding sequence ATGAAACTTTCCATAATAATAGTAAATTATAATACAAAAGATTTTTTACTACCTACCCTTTCTGCCATTTATTTAAATCCTCCAAGACTTGATTTTGAAATTATAGTAGTAGACAATGCGTCTACCGACGGCAGCATAGAACTAATACGGAAAAAATTTCCTTTCGTCAGGTTAATTAAAAATTCAGGGAATGTAGGTTTTGCAAGAGCAACAAATCAAGCTATCCCTCGCACTAAAGGAGAATACATCCTTTTTTTGAATCCTGATGTTATCCCGCAATGGAATGCAATACAAAGTTTGGTTGATTTCTTAGAACATACCCAAAATGTGGGGTGTGTAGGCGGGAAACTGCTTAATACTAATGGGTCCATCCAATTTTCGTGCAGAAGTTTCCCAAATTATATAAATGTATTCTTTGGCCGCCAATCATTATTATCAAAACTATTTCCCAAAAGTCCTTTTCACAAATCCTTCCTGCTAACCGAAATTGACCATAATAAAACTCAAAAGGTTGATTGGATAATTGGGGCATGTATATTAACCAAAAGAGAAATATTGGAACAAATAGGTTATTTAGATGAAACTTTTTTTCTCTTTCTCGAAGACACGGATTTTTGTTATCGGATAAAAAAAGCAGGATTTGATACTATCTATTTCCCGGATGCGTTATTTTATCATTCTTATGGAGCAAGCATAAACAGATTTTGGGTAAAATCAAATATCGCTCACAACATAAGTATGTATAGGTTTTTTAAAAAACATTATAACCCCAATGTAATCACCCGCTTAATAGCAATGATGTTCCTAACCATCAGGGTTTTAGTTATGACTTGTATTTACTATATTCACGAAAAATTATTGGATATAAGATTAGAAAAAGTGCCGAAGGTGGGACTTGAACCCACACCCCATTTCTGA
- the dnaB gene encoding replicative DNA helicase, which yields MANNKSFQEPQSIEAERAVLGAMMLERDAISRIVESINENSFYLDAHRQVFSAIIKLYDNNIPVDLVTLSNELKIRNLLEIIGGEVFLADLLDSIVTTSNVSHYAKIVKDMATLRDMIRVCNTVIQSGYQQSAEVDELLDLAEQSMFALREKRIEKGVTHIKPILTRTFELIEALAEKQQYITGIPAGFVELDKLTAGFQVADLIIMAGRPSMGKTSFCLNVAEHLGINENIPVGIFSLEMTKEQLVMRMLCSQARVSAQKMRGGFLKKSDWPKLTRAAGALSEAPIFIDDTPGIPILEIRAKARRLKSKQDIKLIIIDYLQLVTGPYSENRQQEISSISRSLKGLAKELSIPIIAISQLSREVEKRPGHRPVLADLRESGAIEQDADVVAFVYREEHYHRTDENEGKAEIIVAKQRNGPIGKFELAFIKDYTRFENLAKATMMPIEEASLEE from the coding sequence ATGGCGAACAATAAATCCTTTCAGGAGCCCCAATCAATAGAAGCTGAAAGAGCCGTATTGGGCGCGATGATGTTGGAAAGAGATGCAATATCCAGAATAGTAGAATCCATAAACGAAAATTCCTTTTATCTTGATGCTCACCGACAAGTTTTTTCGGCTATCATAAAGCTTTATGACAATAATATTCCCGTTGACCTTGTAACTTTATCAAACGAATTAAAAATTCGTAATTTGCTCGAAATTATTGGAGGAGAAGTTTTTCTTGCCGACCTTCTGGATAGCATCGTAACCACAAGTAACGTATCTCATTATGCTAAAATAGTCAAAGATATGGCAACCCTTAGAGATATGATAAGGGTTTGCAATACCGTTATTCAATCCGGCTATCAGCAATCTGCCGAAGTAGATGAACTATTAGACCTCGCGGAACAAAGTATGTTTGCGTTACGAGAAAAACGAATAGAAAAAGGCGTTACCCACATAAAACCTATTCTGACAAGGACTTTTGAATTAATAGAAGCCCTGGCAGAAAAACAACAATATATAACGGGAATTCCTGCCGGATTTGTAGAATTGGATAAATTAACCGCAGGTTTTCAGGTGGCGGACCTTATAATTATGGCAGGAAGACCTTCTATGGGGAAAACTTCTTTCTGTTTGAATGTAGCAGAACATTTGGGCATAAACGAAAATATTCCCGTAGGAATATTCAGCCTGGAAATGACAAAAGAACAGTTAGTTATGAGAATGTTGTGCTCTCAGGCAAGAGTAAGCGCTCAAAAAATGAGAGGTGGCTTTCTTAAAAAAAGTGATTGGCCTAAATTAACCCGCGCCGCAGGAGCATTGTCCGAAGCTCCCATTTTTATTGATGATACCCCCGGCATACCAATTCTTGAAATTCGCGCCAAAGCCCGTAGATTAAAAAGCAAACAAGATATAAAATTAATAATCATAGATTATTTGCAACTCGTAACGGGCCCCTACTCTGAAAACAGACAACAGGAAATTTCTTCTATTTCTCGTTCTCTCAAGGGACTGGCAAAAGAATTAAGCATACCCATAATAGCAATATCCCAGCTTTCAAGAGAAGTAGAAAAAAGGCCCGGACATCGTCCTGTGTTAGCCGATTTAAGAGAATCAGGAGCAATCGAACAGGATGCAGACGTTGTCGCATTTGTTTACAGGGAAGAGCATTACCACAGAACGGATGAAAACGAAGGCAAGGCGGAAATTATCGTAGCAAAACAAAGAAATGGACCTATCGGAAAATTTGAATTAGCATTCATTAAAGATTATACTCGCTTCGAAAACCTTGCAAAAGCCACAATGATGCCAATAGAAGAGGCATCTTTAGAAGAATAA